One Platichthys flesus chromosome 14, fPlaFle2.1, whole genome shotgun sequence genomic region harbors:
- the LOC133968932 gene encoding kidney mitochondrial carrier protein 1-like, whose product MPDVNWKPFVFGGLASMTAECGTFPIDLTKTRLQVQGQVGDSKYREIRYRGMLHAMGRIVREEGLLALYSGLAPAMLRQASYGTIKIGTYQSLKRLLVDRPEDETLLTNVACGVLSGVISSSIANPTDVLKIRMQAQGNVIQGSMMGNFINIYQQEGTRGLWKGVSLTAQRAAIVVGVELPVYDITKKHLILSGYMGDTVYTHFLSSFVCGLAGALASNPVDVVRTRMMNQSGGALYQGTMDCLMQTWRSEGFMALYKGFFPNWLRLGPWNIIFFLTYEQLKKIDV is encoded by the exons ATGCCGGACGTGAACTGGAAGCCCTTCGTTTTCGGTGGGCTGGCGTCGATGACGGCGGAGTGCG GCACCTTCCCCATCGACCTGACGAAGACTCGGCTCCAAGTCCAAGGCCAGGTGGGCGACAGCAAGTACCGAGAGATCCGCTACAGAGGCATGCTGCACGCCATGGGCCGGATCGTGCGAGAGGAGGGGCTCCTGGCTCTGTACTCCGG ACTGGCTCCTGCCATGCTGCGCCAGGCCTCCTACGGGACCATCAAAATTGGCACATACCAGAGTTTAAAGCGACTGCTGGTCGACAGGCCCGAGG atgAGACTTTGCTGACTAATGTGGCGTGTGGTGTCCTCTCTGGTgtgatctcctcctccatcgcCAACCCCACTGATGTGCTGAAG ATCCGCATGCAGGCTCAAGGAAATGTGATCCAGGGCAGTATGATGGGCAACTTCATCAACATCTACCAACAGGAGGGGACAAGGGGGCTGTGGAAG GGTGTCTCTCTAACAGCTCAGCGGGCAGCCATCGTGGTCGGAGTCGAGCTACCGGTCTATGACATCACCAAAAAGCATCTGATCCTGTCAGGTTACATGGGGGACACCGTGtacacacacttcct gTCCAGCTTTGTGTGCGGTCTCGCTGGAGCTCTGGCCTCCAACCCGGTCGACGTGGTCCGGACCCGTATGATGAACCAGAGTGGAGGAGCTTTGTACCAGGGAACAATGGACTGTTTAATGCAG ACGTGGCGCTCCGAGGGCTTCATGGCTCTCTACAAGGGGTTCTTTCCCAACTGGCTCCGTCTGGGACCGTGGAACATCATT TTCTTCCTCACTTACGAGCAGCTGAAGAAGATCGACGTGTGA